The Pochonia chlamydosporia 170 chromosome 1, whole genome shotgun sequence genome window below encodes:
- a CDS encoding VTC domain-containing protein (similar to Marssonina brunnea f. sp. 'multigermtubi' MB_m1 XP_007292262.1), translated as MDDEKGTTKKKKGFFGGILRTKSLASKGLKAFRDRGSSSSDEDKVKQDKATSRQAPPNEAPGKVRKAPKRPNGNGFEAPRKPHGDAQRRVNGDEAPRRVNFENSPRNGGDAPRRVDIGDVQRNGGDHAPRKMNGNSNVPPHKASRTSKPAPAPVVEEPRPSRRRPRRSKPESEGVDEYGSPNGGRHKNGVQEDRVETPPPPVLTEWPPPGLPDDEELPPQHAMELIARGAPLYKGHKRAIPHAPEHYYALYATTSSSRPDDSDAISLHDSMSSLMTLRLQGPGRPSAPWESLEQPSCAFLYGQRPGTITLNQWVSMSSSLPPSIALRDSGVLPRSMDLSRILERLKELQAGLEDDDENLLYRILYKRMLRDPERILNPHKTLDKQITDLLLVLSRPDWIDFTEPKNQVVTRFIFNPEDINPDVYRKFFHQLLLSLELDLRIHSRSHGEWARERLLGQIPPTIRWNLALARRWREHVRVDGFGGTPEQTNLRYKLKKRQVKVLKRFAQAMKWPNLNATMENLRVHDEEFRLDAISSDAFAFFSGLVLPGPTFPFLIMNTLIDLDPDSATDDLALLSHLHPQSGFQYRNSHTYWSASCIVGKVLAPTCRSVAGWIGPARPTSDLGRSQIARIRTRRPKQMDRRMSPSDVEDMKDRSDPLGPTAQSYPIDEYTLVVPDEESLEVDTVRIELAGFKPVVTMADEATSNPGPRLFDATVQFAIDGMSWPLRLMYDVSFVMAWPCSQPPHPLFFDYVYRVVTADEVVRVRDWGGLYYKNLRKGSTSARSSPAPPLLNMGYDEDFDFIDDDGDDEKVLVVEAYGVADNEVLARAWCSHWGLSAVVADIRKTCMACAIREAYAATITVVILVDSRCDGELEP; from the exons atggatgatgaaaaaggaacgacgaagaagaagaagggcttCTTTGGCGGTATTCTGCGCACAAAGAGTCTTGCGTCAAAGGGTCTCAAGGCCTTTAGGGACCGAGGAAGCTCCTCTTCAGATGAGGATAAGGTGAAACAGGATAAGGCGACATCGCGACAGGCACCTCCTAATGAAGCGCCCGGCAAGGTTAGGAAGGCGCCGAAGAGACCGAATGGTAACGGCTTTGAAGCGCCGCGCAAGCCTCATGGTGATGCGCAGAGACGAGTCAACGGTGATGAGGCACCTAGGCGGGTCAACTTTGAGAACAGTCCGCGAAACGGAGGTGACGCTCCTCGAAGGGTTGATATTGGCGACGTCCAGCGAAACGGGGGAGACCATGCGCCGCGGAAAATGAATGGGAATAGCAATGTCCCTCCGCACAAGGCCAGTCGGACGAGTAAACCTGCGCCGGCTCCTGTGGTGGAAGAACCACGACCTTCGCGGAGACGCCCGCGACGTTCAAAACCCGAATCAGAAGGTGTTGACGAATATGGTAGTCCAAATGGGGGACGACACAAGAACGGCGTTCAAGAGGACAGAGTTGaaacgccgccgccgccggtATTGACAGAATGGCCGCCACCAGGATTacctgatgatgaggaatTACCACCCCAGCATGCCATGGAACTTATTGCCCGTGGGGCACCATTGTATAAAGGGCACAAGAGAGCTATtccacatgcaccagagCATTACTACGCCTTGTACGCGACAACATCGAGCAGTCGACCTGACGACTCGGACGCCATAAGTCTCCatgactccatgtcctcgCTCATGACACTACGCCTTCAGGGCCCAGGCAGGCCGTCTGCACCCTGGGAGTCATTAGAACAACCCAGCTGCGCATTCTTATACGGCCAACGACCAGGAACTATAACCCTCAACCAATGGGTATCCATGTCGTCTTCCCTTCCGCCGAGCATCGCCCTTCGAGACTCGGGTGTCCTCCCGCGCAGCATGGACCTGTCCCGCATTTTGGAGCGCCTAAAAGAACTTCAAGCAGgcttggaagacgacgacgagaaccTCTTGTACAGGATTCTGTACAAGCGGATGCTTCGTGACCCGGAGCGCATCCTCAACCCGCACAAGACTCTTGATAAGCAAATAACCGATTTGCTGCTCGTCTTGTCGCGGCCGGACTGGATTGACTTTACAGAACCAAAGAACCAGGTCGTTACGAGATTTATATTCAACCCGGAGGATATCAATCCTGATGTGTATCGCAAGTTTTTCCACCAGCTGCTGCTGAGTTTGGAGCTGGATTTGAGGATCCATTCGAGGAGCCATGGGGAGTGGGCGAGGGAGAGGCTGTTGGGTCAGATTCCGCCGACTATTCGGTGGAATTTGGCGTTGGCGAGGAGGTGGAGGGAGCATGTGCGGGTTGATGGGTTTGGGGGGACGCCGGAACAGA CAAATCTGCGGTACAAGTTGAAAAAGAGACAGGTCAAAGTTCTGAAGCGGTTCGCCCAAGCCATGAAGTGGCCGAATTTGAATGCCACCATGGAGAACTTGAGGGTTCACGATGAAGAGTTTCGTTTAGACGCAATTAGCTCTGACGCTTTTGCATTCTTTAGCGGTCTCGTACTACCGGGA CCCACATTCCCGTTCCTCATCATGAACACCCTCATCGACCTGGATCCCGACTCGGCAACCGACGACCTCGCTCTCCTCTCCCACCTCCACCCGCAAAGCGGCTTCCAGTACCGTAATAGCCATACATACTGGTCAGCAAGCTGCATTGTCGGCAAAGTCCTCGCCCCAACATGCCGCAGCGTAGCAGGCTGGATCGGCCCAGCCCGGCCAACCAGCGATCTGGGCCGCTCGCAAATCGCACGCATCCGCACCCGCCGCCCCAAACAGATGGACCGCCGCATGAGCCCCTCGGACGTGGAGGACATGAAGGACAGATCAGACCCCCTCGGCCCTACCGCCCAGTCCTACCCCATAGACGAGTACACCCTCGTCGTGCCGGACGAAGAGTCCCTGGAAGTGGACACGGTGCGCATCGAACTCGCGGGTTTCAAGCCTGTCGTCACAATGGCCGACGAGGCAACCTCCAATCCTGGCCCGCGGCTGTTCGACGCAACCGTGCAGTTTGCCATAGACGGCATGTCCTGGCCCCTGAGGCTCATGTACGATGTGTCCTTTGTGATGGCCTGGCCGTGCTCGCAGCCCCCGCACCCGCTGTTCTTCGACTACGTGTACCGCGTGGTCACGGCGGATGAGGTTGTCCGCGTGAGGGATTGGGGAGGCCTGTATTACAAGAATCTGAGGAAGGGGTCTACCAGTGCGAGGTCTAGTCCTGCGCCGCCGCTTCTGAATATGGGGTATGACGAGGACTTTGATTttattgatgatgatggcgatgacgagaAGGTGCTTGTTGTGGAGGCGTATGGGGTGGCGGACAATGAGGTGTTGGCGAGGGCGTGGTGCTCGCATTGGGGGTTGAGTGCTGTGGTGGCTGATATACGGAAGACATG TATGGCGTGTGCTATACGGGAAGCGTATGCTGCTACGATTACGGTGGTTATATTGGTTGATTCGCGGTGTGATGGGGAGTTGGAGCCGTGA